A window of the Electrophorus electricus isolate fEleEle1 chromosome 11, fEleEle1.pri, whole genome shotgun sequence genome harbors these coding sequences:
- the gprin3 gene encoding G protein-regulated inducer of neurite outgrowth 3 → MGTVPNPKRTVTVQMVPQLSDTDTSGNKEEKSKWDQESNLNLNWDCSSAQKTNPDQDNIHLKASRKGSAHVLEGGSKSPMSEGGGHKTPETQEHQTNPELDLDVYGAEKRREDSSASSLPLPCLPASVTSPPSLVMSPKAKETHDKVSKTETEEVKPEPKVARRPSLVETKTCTDAAHSPKPSGTIQPNFTVPTGALLQHNALSSTRNSTKNTSHLSEVKDSGYIMSSDGDLTSSLGLMEQVPSLARKAQGTVTSSGSKSQVSNPAEASQAMYNAEKPETDVIVLQQNQKPPTPITENDSEPIVISPASLANIPDPVDRTPLSLDSTTCSSHTQVTDEAIQTQGGASEEKEKKHCKMYREASTMTLPADCGDLPCQLHHDVEVQAVATVCSRAVETSPWLFPHPPSQTLTPPPTEGEKLAVVYRMASAEVPSLVPSQILMGTTASVCGHTIIPIRKDVAQVDSVLVHTDAALQQESMLGAKPKEPGPPLSNPQKGYSLLQPVYQINIETCSQNKPVTDAGCQGPSEPANDSVRQDLCGSPATTSVLCHAAGQSEHPAVVPAAKSALLRTDPQPAPATACVTTSETKGAKIPPAASSSSTPAGRKKSNKNTKQGSAVLEGGEEKKRVQEKAAMQTRSVQDVAWDEQGMTWEVYGASLDPESLGFAIQSHLQCKIKEHEKKVVARAALRKSVPGGVANSPSGRRKKRRQANVFRSMFQNVRRPNCCVRPPPSSVLE, encoded by the coding sequence ATGGGAACTGTCCCTAACCCCAAAAGGACTGTTACTGTTCAAATGGTCCCACAACTGTCCGATACAGATACCTCTGGGAACAAAGAGGAAAAGTCCAAATGGGACCAGGAATCGAACTTAAACTTGAACTGGGATTGCTCTTCTGCCCAGAAAACAAATCCAGACCAGGATAATATCCATCTCAAGGCCTCCAGAAAAGGTTCTGCACATGTCTTAGAAGGGGGATCCAAGTCTCCAATGTCTGAAGGTGGAGGTCACAAAACCCCCGAGACCCAGGAACATCAGACAAACCCGGAGCTTGACCTGGATGTGTATGGGGCTGAGAAAAGGCGGGAGGATAGCAGTGCTAGTTCACTACCGCTGCCATGCCTTCCTGCCAGTGTGACCAGCCCGCCATCTCTAGTTATGTCACCAAAAGCAAAGGAAACACATGACAAAGTTTCTAAAACAGAAACCGAAGAGGTGAAGCCTGAGCCCAAAGTAGCAAGAAGGCCATCGCTGGTGGAAACCAAGACATGTACGGACGCAGCGCACAGTCCAAAGCCAAGCGGCACTATTCAGCCCAACTTCACAGTCCCTACAGGGGCTTTGCTCCAACACAATGCTCTGAGCAGCACCAGGAACTCAACCAAAAACACTTCCCATTTATCCGAAGTTAAGGATTCCGGCTACATTATGAGCTCAGACGGAGATTTGACCTCCAGCTTGGGTCTGATGGAGCAAGTACCCAGCCTGGCCAGAAAAGCCCAAGGGACAGTTACCTCCAGTGGGTCTAAATCTCAGGTTTCTAATCCAGCTGAGGCCTCTCAGGCAATGTACAATGCAGAGAAACCTGAGACAGATGTTATTGTTTTACAACAAAACCAGAAACCGCCCACACCCATTACAGAGAACGACTCTGAACCCATAGTGATCTCGCCAGCTTCTCTTGCCAATATTCCAGACCCAGTAGACAGAACTCCGCTCTCCCTGGACAGCACGACTTGCTCCTCTCACACTCAAGTGACTGATGAGGCAATCCAAACACAGGGAGGTGCCTccgaagagaaagagaagaaacactGCAAGATGTACCGCGAGGCATCCACCATGACACTGCCAGCAGACTGTGGCGATTTACCCTGCCAACTACATCACGACGTGGAGGTGCAGGCTGTGGCTACAGTCTGCAGTCGAGCTGTGGAAACCAGCCCCTGGCTTTTcccacacccacccagccaGACACTCACGCCTCCTCCGACGGAGGGAGAGAAGCTGGCAGTGGTGTACAGGATGGCCAGTGCGGAGGTGCCTTCGCTTGTCCCTTCACAGATTCTGATGGGAACTACAGctagtgtgtgtggtcacaccATCATACCAATACGGAAGGACGTTGCTCAGGTTGACAGTGTTCTGGTGCACACAGATGCAGCCTTACAGCAGGAGTCCATGCTTGGCGCTAAGCCCAAAGAACCTGGACCTCCTCTGTCAAATCCCCAGAAAGGATATTCCCTTCTTCAACCAGTTTACCAGATCAACATTGAGACATGCAGCCAAAACAAGCCTGTGACCGATGCTGGCTGCCAGGGTCCAAGTGAGCCAGCCAATGACTCCGTGAGACAGGACCTCTGTGGGTCTCCGGCCACAACATCTGTTCTCTGTCACGCAGCTGGTCAGTCTGAGCATCCGGCCGTGGTTCCTGCTGCTAAATCCGCTCTATTGCGCACCGACCCCCAGCCGGCACCGGCAACTGCTTGTGTGACGACCAGTGAAACCAAAGGTGCAAAAATCCCTCCTGCTGCATCGTCGAGCTCCACGCCCGCAGGCAGGAAGaagtcaaacaaaaacacaaagcaggGCAGTGCCGTGCtggaaggaggagaagagaagaagagggtGCAAGAGAAGGCAGCCATGCAGACAAGGAGCGTCCAGGACGTGGCGTGGGACGAGCAGGGCATGACGTGGGAGGTGTACGGAGCCTCACTGGACCCCGAGTCACTGGGCTTCGCTATCCAGAGTCACCTTCAGTGCAAAATTAAGGAGCACGAGAAGAAGGTCGTTGCTCGGGCAGCGCTCAGGAAATCCGTGCCAGGCGGTGTGGCGAACTCGCCGTCGGGAAGAAGGAAGAAACGAAGACAGGCTAACGTCTTCAGGTCCATGTTCCAAAACGTCCGACGACCCAACTGTTGTGTGCGCCCACCGCCCTCGTCCGTGTTGGAGTGA